One Salvelinus sp. IW2-2015 unplaced genomic scaffold, ASM291031v2 Un_scaffold13342, whole genome shotgun sequence genomic window, gtgaagagaggaagatggaagcCATCCTGCAGGCCTTTGCCCgcatggagaagagggagaagaggcggGAGCAGGCCCTGGAGAAGATTGGCACCAAGTCAGAAGGGGGCATCAAGGAGGAGCCCCCTGCCACCCCCGAGGCCGACATGCAGTCTCCTAATATCATGACGGTAAGTGATAGTTGACTCAACATGTTCTTTATGCCTGCACTCTCTCTGACACATTGGTTCCACCAGGTCGTTAGTATAAAAGAGGATGTTGTCAATAATCTGAAGGGTTAGCTGAAGGTGACTATAAACCCATCCAAAACTATGCTACTGTACTCTATCctaaccctgtctctcccagcctcTGCTAGAGGTGAAGGAGGAGCCGAGTCTCAACAAGCCCACGCCGGCCAAGCTGCGAGGCAGCAAGCAGAGGAAGAGCTTCTCGCGGAGCCGCACCCACATCGGGCAGCAGAGGCGGCGAGCGCGCACCATCAGCACCTGCTCTGACATACCTCCCGGTTCGCCCGGGGAACTCCTGGACCCCCTGGCCAATGATAGCCCAGACGTAGAGGCCTCCAGGGACCCCGAACCAGAGGCCCTCTCCTCCCATGCCCCTGACACCAGCCCCCCTTACAGTGGCTCCCCGGCCCCTGACAGAAACCGCTCCGGGCAGAAGTACCCTAAAACTAAAAAGGTACCCTAGCCATGGCTCAGTGCTCACCCCTAAACACGACTAGTCACTATTCTATTTAGACTAATAGGAATGTTCTATTCCTTCTAGTGAAATGTCACTCAATACTATAATTAAATGCAGTGTGCTTCTGactaaagctctctctctctttgtctctctacaGCACTTAGTGAGTGAGTGGTGCGTCGACAAGCAGGAACGATCATTGCGGACCCCAGAGCCGGTCCCGGAGAGGCCCCTGAGAATCAGCAGCGACCCTGAGGTGCTGGCCACCCAGCTCAATGCCCTGCCCGGCATGGGCCCCAGCCCGCACGTCTACAGCACGCCTAAACACTACGTCCGCTTTTCCTCGCCCTTCCT contains:
- the LOC112080228 gene encoding inactive histone-lysine N-methyltransferase 2E-like, translating into MEAILQAFARMEKREKRREQALEKIGTKSEGGIKEEPPATPEADMQSPNIMTPLLEVKEEPSLNKPTPAKLRGSKQRKSFSRSRTHIGQQRRRARTISTCSDIPPGSPGELLDPLANDSPDVEASRDPEPEALSSHAPDTSPPYSGSPAPDRNRSGQKYPKTKKHLVSEWCVDKQERSLRTPEPVPERPLRISSDPEVLATQLNALPGMGPSPHVYSTPKHYVRFSSPFLANRSPTTPGVPTGRRRSRELPDTPPTSGSCKK